A part of Cannabis sativa cultivar Pink pepper isolate KNU-18-1 chromosome 6, ASM2916894v1, whole genome shotgun sequence genomic DNA contains:
- the LOC115695733 gene encoding oleosin G, protein MTISSNQPQELSSLGFYGDGSSKNIGKQQQQHVTTIMLACVVSILIGGPLLAMAGLSFMASLVILLVTSPLLVFIFGPLSLALVAVLVAAVAGFGAAAVVGLGALSIVRLICKGTQKLETL, encoded by the coding sequence ATGACCATTTCATCCAATCAACCCCAAGAGTTATCATCATTAGGCTTTTATGGGGATGGAAGTAGTAAAAATATtggtaaacaacaacaacaacatgtTACAACAATAATGTTGGCATGTGTTGTGAGCATACTGATTGGAGGGCCTCTTTTGGCAATGGCAGGGTTGAGTTTCATGGCATCACTTGTCATTTTACTTGTTACCTCGCCACTACTTGTGTTCATATTCGGCCCTCTTTCGTTAGCCCTAGTTGCGGTGTTGGTGGCAGCCGTGGCCGGTTTTGGTGCGGCTGCTGTTGTAGGGCTCGGCGCCTTATCTATTGTTCGATTGATTTGTAAGGGAACTCAGAAGTTGGAAACTCTTTAG
- the LOC115695732 gene encoding multiple organellar RNA editing factor 3, mitochondrial, giving the protein MAYSATRRSLISIINRTLSSSPSSTSFSTRHRLALALLNQQPQLVVPDSVKFSVRFKTSGSGYSPLNDPAPNWSNRPPKETILLDGCDYEHWLIVMEFANEPKPSEEEMVNSYVKTLATVLGSEEEAKKKIYSVSTTTYTGFGALISEELSIKVKELPGVLWVLPDSYLDVPNKDYGGDLFIDGKVIPRPQFRFTDRQQQPSRNRPRARMDRRSREPMQSQRREPNQN; this is encoded by the exons ATGGCGTACTCAGCTACAAGGCGTAGCTTAATCTCCATCATCAACCGAACTCTCTCCTCTTCTCCTTCTTCAACCTCATTCTCAACTCGCCATCGTTTAGCTTTAGCACTACTAAATCAACAACCCCAACTCGTCGTCCCTGACTCAGTAAAATTCTCAGTCCGGTTCAAGACTTCCGGGTCGGGTTACTCGCCGCTAAACGATCCGGCTCCGAACTGGAGCAACCGTCCACCTAAAGAGACTATTCTCCTCGATGGGTGTGACTATGAGCATTGGCTTATTGTAATGGAGTTCGCTAATGAGCCTAAACCATCTGAGGAGGAAATGGTCAATTCTTATGTCAAAACCCTAGCCACTGTTCTTGGGAG TGAGGAAGAGGCTAAGAAGAAGATATACTCTGTTTCTACAACTACTTATACTGGTTTTGGTGCTTTGATTTCAGAGGAGCTTTCCATCAAAGTTAAAG AACTGCCTGGTGTTCTTTGGGTTTTACCGGATTCATATCTTGACGTTCCAAACAAAGATTATGGAG GAGATTTATTCATTGATGGGAAAGTCATACCTAGACCACAGTTCAGGTTCACTGACAGACAACAACAACCATCTCGGAACAGGCCTCGAGCTCGGATGGATAGGCGTAGTAGAGAGCCAATGCAGAGCCAAAGGAGAGAACCGAACCAAAACTAG
- the LOC115695714 gene encoding cytochrome c oxidase assembly protein COX15, whose protein sequence is MFRSRLSSFLLVKGNSKALYNHLTKTASSSSSVVREETSRFFSTGIVRRIVHDFRSSPKYVPSLRNVSTVQSLNAKSNEGLKLLVNGGPHAQKMVGIWLFGSAAWVFSMVVLGGVTRLTRSGLSMTDWKFSGGLPPLSDEEWLHEFDKYKQSPEYKRVNRGMSIDEFKFIYWMEYAHRMWGRALGIMFALPFSYFLRKGYITVRLGLKLSTLFALGAGQGLIGWWMVKSGLEEPPSEYAQPRVSPYRLAAHLTSAFAIYSGLLWTGLSVVMPEPPAESISWVKGAAKVKRLALPVSLLVGITAVSGAFVAGNDAGHAYNTFPKMGDTWIPEDVLEMKPLIRNFFENTSTVQLDHRILATATLVSIGSLWWLTRKVDLHPAVRYLIGSTVGMAGLQVTLGISTLLSYVPVSLGSAHQAGALTLMSLMILLIHTLRKPSPSLLKSLPKVAKTI, encoded by the exons ATGTTCCGGAGCCGATTGTCGTCATTTTTGTTGGTGAAAGGCAACAGTAAGGCTCTTTACAACCACCTCACCAAAACAGCATCATCTTCGTCTAGTGTTGTGAGGGAGGAGACCTCCAGATTTTTCTCCACTGGAATTGTACGGAGAATTGTGCATGATTTCCGATCTTCCCCTAAG TATGTTCCATCGTTGAGAAATGTTTCCACGGTGCAATCCCTTAATGCGAAAAGTAATGAAGGATTAAAGCTACTTGTAAACGGCGGACCTCATGCTCAAAAAATGGTTGGGATCTGGCTTTTTGGATCTGCTGCTTGGGTTTTTAGTATGGTCGTACTTGGAGGTGTTACACGACTAACAAGATCTGGTCTTTCGATGACTGATTGGAAGTTTAGTGGCGGACTTCCTCCTCTATCTGATGAGGAATGGTTACATGAATTCGATAAGTACAAGCAGTCCCCTGAATATAAGCG GGTTAATCGAGGAATGAGTATTGATGAATTCAAGTTTATATACTGGATGGAATATGCACATCGTATGTGGGGAAGAGCTCTTGGTATCATGTTTGCTTTAcccttttcatattttcttcGTAAAGGATACATTACCGTACGACTCGGACTTAAACTCTCTACTCTTTTCGCCCTTGGTGCTGGGCAGGGTCTGATTGGCTGGTGGATGGTTAAAAGTGGTTTAGAG gAACCGCCATCTGAATATGCTCAGCCTAGAGTAAGCCCATATCGGCTTGCAGCTCATCTTACTTCGGCATTTGCTATATACAGTGGCCTCCTCTGGACAGGTCTCTCGGTTGTAATGCCCGAACCACCTGCAGAATCAATATCATGGGTTAAAGGGGCTGCAAAAGTAAAGAGACTTGCTCTTCCTGTTAGCTTACTCGTCGGTATTACTGCTGTCTCGGGAGCATTTGTTGCAGGAAATGATGCT GGGCATGCTTACAATACTTTTCCGAAGATGGGTGATACATGGATACCTGAGGATGTTCTAGAAATGAAGCCACTTATTCGCAACTTCTTTGAGAATACCTCAACAGTGCAG CTTGACCATCGTATTCTGGCAACAGCAACTTTAGTTTCAATCGGTTCATTATGGTGGTTAACAAGGAAAGTGGATCTTCATCCTGCAGTTCGATATTTGATCGGAAGCACTGTTGGCATGGCTGGTCTTCAG GTTACCTTAGGGATATCTACCCTTTTATCGTACGTGCCAGTCTCCCTTGGCAGCGCTCATCAAGCCGGGGCTTTGACACTAATGTCACTGATGATCCTTCTCATTCACACATTGAGAAAGCCATCGCCGTCTCTCCTTAAATCTCTGCCTAAAGTTGCTAAGACAATCTAG
- the LOC115725032 gene encoding probable galactinol--sucrose galactosyltransferase 1, with translation MTVGAGITATEGNLRVLGKTVLVDVPDNIVLTHTAGDHHGAFLGVVSDQIGSRRVFSLGKLQGLRFMCVFRFKMWWMTQRMGSYGKEIPFETQFLIVEANEANDNDDQSSIYTVFLPILEGDFRAVLQGNQNDELEICLESGDPDVEDFEGSHLVFVGAGSDPFDVITNAVKTVEKHLQTFCHREKKKMPDMLNWFGWCTWDAFYTDVTSEGLKQGLESLEKGGSPAKFVIIDDGWQSVEMDPTGTEHKADNSANFANRLTNIKENHKFQKDGKDGLSHIVSDIREQHSLKYVYVWHAITGYWGGVRPGITEMEHYESKMTYPVSSPGVQSNEPCECLENITKNGLGLVNPEKVFSFYNELHSYLASAGINGVKVDVQSVLETLGAGHGGRVKLTRQYHQALEASIARNFPDNGIISCMSHNTDGLYSSKRAAVIRASDDFWPRDPASHTIHIASVAYNTVFLGEFMQPDWDMFHSLHPMAEYHAAARAVGGCPIYVSDKPGQHDFNLLKKIVLPDGSILRAKLPGRPTRDCLFSDPARDGKSLLKIWNMNAISGVVGAFNCQGAGWCKVGKKNLIHDENPGIVTGVIRAKDVNYLHKVAHENWSGDVVIFSHLGGEVVYLPKDASLPVTLKSREYEVFTVIPVKELSNGARFAPIGLTKMFNSGGAIKGVNYYDDEYSKRVEMRVCGCGLFGAYSSTKPKRVVVDSEEMEFEYDETSRLVNVVLRVLEQELHIWNITIEL, from the exons ATGACTGTGGGAGCAGGAATAACGGCAACGGAGGGGAATTTAAGGGTGTTGGGGAAGACTGTTCTGGTTGATGTTCCTGACAACATTGTTCTCACACACACCGCCGGTGATCATCATGGGGCTTTTCTTGGTGTTGTCTCTGATCAGATTGGCAGTCGTCGTGTCTTCTCTCTCGGCAAACTTCA GGGGTTGCGTTTCATGTGTGTTTTCAGGTTCAAAATGTGGTGGATGACACAGAGAATGGGCTCTTATGGAAAAGAGATTCCATTTGAGACTCAATTTTTGATTGTGGAAGCTAATGAAGCTAATGACAATGATGATCAATCTTCAATCTACACTGTTTTCTTACCCATTCTTGAAGGTGACTTTAGAGCTGTTCTTCAAGGGAATCAAAATGATGAGCTTGAAATCTGCTTAGAAAGtg GTGATCCTGATGTTGAAGATTTTGAGGGAAGTCATTTGGTGTTTGTTGGAGCTGGATCTGACCCCTTTGATGTTATCACTAATGCTGTCAA GACTGTTGAAAAGCATTTACAGACATTTTGTCACCGTGAGAAGAAGAAG ATGCCAGACATGTTGAACTGGTTTGGATGGTGTACATGGGATGCTTTCTATACTGATGTCACTTCAGAGGGTCTTAAGCAAGGATTGGAGAGCTTAGAGAAGGGTGGAAGTCCCGCGAAATTCGTGATAATCGACGATGGTTGGCAATCTGTTGAAATGGATCCTACTGGTACTGAACACAAGGCAGATAATTCCGCAAA CTTTGCAAATAGGTTGACAAACATCAAAGAAAATCACAAATTTCAGAAAGATGGCAAAGATGGTCTTAGCCATATTGTTTCTGATATTAGAGAGCAACATTCATTAAA GTATGTTTATGTATGGCATGCTATAACAGGTTACTGGGGTGGTGTTAGACCGGGAATAACCGAAATGGAACACTACGAATCCAAGATGACTTATCCTGTTTCATCACCTGGTGTTCAATCCAATGAGCCTTGTGAATGTTTGGAAAACATTACCAAGAATGGTCTTGGCCTGGTCAACCCTGAGAAAGTCTTTAGCTTTTACAATGAGCTTCATTCGTACCTTGCATCGGCCGGTATCAATGGTGTCAAAGTCGATGTTCAGAGTGTTTTAGAGACTCTTGGAGCGGGACACGGTGGAAGGGTGAAACTAACTAGACAATATCATCAAGCATTGGAGGCATCTATTGCTAGAAACTTTCCTGATAATGGAATTATTTCTTGTATGAGTCATAACACAGATGGTTTATACAG CTCTAAGCGAGCTGCGGTTATAAGGGCTTCGGACGATTTTTGGCCAAGAGATCCAGCCTCACACACAATTCACATTGCATCAGTTGCTTACAACACCGTTTTCCTCGGTGAATTCATGCAGCCTGATTGGGATATGTTTCAT AGCTTGCATCCAATGGCGGAATACCACGCTGCAGCTCGAGCAGTAGGAGGATGCCCTATCTATGTTAG TGATAAGCCTGGTCAACATGATTTCAATCTCTTAAAGAAGATTGTTCTTCCCGATGGCTCGATCTTGAGGGCTAAACTCCCCGGAAGACCAACAAGAGATTGTTTGTTTTCGGATCCTGCTAGAGATGGAAAAAG CCTTTTGAAGATTTGGAACATGAACGCGATTTCGGGTGTTGTTGGAGCCTTCAATTGCCAAGGAGCAGGGTGGTGCAAGGTTGGGAAGAAGAATCTTATCCATGATGAAAATCCAGGCATAGTGACTGGGGTTATTAGAGCCAAAGATGTTAATTATCTGCATAAGGTGGCTCATGAGAATTGGAGTGGTGATGTTGTCATATTCTCCCATCTTGGTG GAGAAGTAGTGTATCTCCCCAAAGATGCATCTTTGCCGGTGACACTAAAATCGCGAGAATATGAAGTGTTTACGGTGATTCCAGTGAAGGAGTTGTCCAATGGAGCGAGATTTGCTCCAATTGGGTTAACAAAGATGTTTAACTCAGGAGGAGCCATTAAAGGAGTGAATTATTATGATGATGAGTACTCCAAAAGAGTTGAGATGAGAGTTTGTGGTTGCGGTTTGTTTGGTGCCTATTCATCTACAAAACCGAAAAGAGTTGTAGTTGATTCAGAGGAAATGGAATTCGAATACGATGAAACATCTCGTTTGGTGAATGTCGTTTTGAGAGTTTTGGAACAAGAATTGCACATTTGGAACATAACCATTGAGCTCTAA